The following are encoded together in the Caretta caretta isolate rCarCar2 chromosome 17, rCarCar1.hap1, whole genome shotgun sequence genome:
- the TPST1 gene encoding protein-tyrosine sulfotransferase 1 isoform X2 has protein sequence MVGKLKQNLLLACLVISSVTVFYLGQHAMECHHRIEERSQPVRMESGRTTIRTVFNLKANKTFAYNKDMPLIFIGGVPRSGTTLMRAMLDAHPDIRCGEETRVIPRILAVKQMWARSSKEKIRLDEAGVTDEVLDSAMQAFLLEIIVKHGEPAPYLCNKDPFALKSLTYLARIFPNAKFLLMVRDGRASVHSMISRKVTIAGFDLNSYRDCLTKWNRAIETMYNQCMEVGFERCMLVHYEQLVLHPERWMRTLLKFLHIPWNQAVLHHEEMIGKAGGVSLSKSIKVNFSFLIFLKKCHSQRRQ, from the coding sequence ATGGTTGGAAAACTCAAACAAAACTTGTTATTGGCATGTCTGGTGATCAGCTCAGTGACGGTGTTTTATTTGGGGCAACATGCTATGGAATGTCACCACAGAATAGAAGAACGCAGCCAGCCAGTGAGGATGGAAAGTGGGAGAACCACAATAAGAACTGTCTTTAacttaaaagcaaataaaacctTTGCTTACAATAAAGACATGCCTTTAATATTTATTGGAGGGGTGCCTCGAAGTGGCACTACACTAATGCGTGCCATGCTAGATGCTCACCCCGATATCCGCTGTGGAGAAGAGACTAGGGTAATCCCTCGAATTCTGGCAGTTAAGCAGATGTGGGCCAGATCAAGTAAAGAGAAAATCAGACTGGATGAAGCTGGGGTGACAGATGAAGTTCTGGACTCAGCCATGCAAGCCTTTTTATTGGAAATCATTGTTAAACATGGGGAACCTGCTCCCTATTTGTGTAATAAAGATCCTTTTGCTCTGAAGTCCTTAACTTATCTTGCCAGAATTTTCCCCAATGCCAAATTTCTTCTAATGGTACGGGATGGTCGTGCATCGGTGCATTCCATGATATCTAGAAAAGTCACCATAGCTGGGTTTGACCTTAACAGCTACAGGGACTGTTTGACCAAGTGGAATCGTGCCATAGAGACTATGTATAACCAGTGTATGGAGGTTGGTTTTGAAAGATGCATGCTGGTACACTATGAACAACTTGTATTACATCCTGAAAGGTGGATGAGAACTCTATTAAAGTTTCTCCACATTCCATGGAACCAAGCAGTGCTACACCATGAGGAAATGATTGGGAAAGCAGGTGGTGTCTCTCTTTCAAA